Proteins from a single region of Diaphorobacter limosus:
- a CDS encoding MFS transporter encodes MPPQPPHTHGPQSPDSTDPGADTPANASDIADSAEAAATAELQRSAAARTPQSPLAPLSVPVFRMLWLTWLVANTCMWMNDVAAAWLMTTLTSSPVLVALVQTASTLPVFLLGLPSGALADILDRRKYFMVTQFWVAAVAVVLCGVILAGGVSPHLLLALTFANGIGLAMRWPVFSAIVPELVERPHLPAALALNGVAMNASRIIGPLLAGAIIASFGSAWVFVLNAVLSLLAGFTIMRWRRQATPNPLGRERLASAMRVGLQFVRESPPMRAVLWRISVFFLHATALLALLPLVARGLQGGGAGTFTLLLAAMGAGAIGAAMLLPRLRQMMAADQLVTRGTLVQSLASAIVALAPNVYLAVPAMVVAGAAWITVANALVVAAQFALPNWVRARGMAIFQMAIMGATAAGAALWGQVAAMSSVPVSLALAAAIGVTVMTLVQRLVSDRHGEEDLSPSRAFNLPQAETPPEAGLRLVTSIEYLIEPARAAEFRAVMQESRRARLRQGALSWELQHDIADPRRYVERVVDESWTEHLRRFDRVTASDVALRDRKNAFHIGETPPVISRYVVEGD; translated from the coding sequence ATGCCGCCACAGCCACCGCACACCCACGGGCCCCAGAGCCCCGACAGCACAGACCCCGGCGCCGACACCCCCGCCAACGCCTCGGACATCGCCGACTCCGCCGAGGCCGCAGCCACTGCCGAGCTGCAGCGCAGCGCCGCCGCGCGCACGCCGCAGTCACCCCTGGCGCCGCTGTCCGTGCCCGTGTTCCGCATGCTCTGGCTGACCTGGCTGGTGGCCAATACCTGCATGTGGATGAACGACGTGGCGGCCGCCTGGCTCATGACCACGCTGACCAGCTCGCCGGTGCTGGTGGCGCTGGTGCAGACGGCCTCCACCCTGCCGGTGTTCCTGCTCGGCCTGCCCAGCGGTGCGCTGGCCGACATACTGGACCGACGCAAGTACTTCATGGTCACGCAGTTCTGGGTGGCGGCCGTGGCCGTGGTGCTGTGCGGGGTGATCCTGGCCGGCGGGGTCAGCCCGCACCTGCTGCTGGCGCTCACCTTTGCCAACGGCATAGGCCTGGCCATGCGCTGGCCGGTGTTCTCGGCCATCGTGCCCGAGCTAGTGGAGCGCCCGCACCTGCCCGCGGCGCTGGCGCTCAACGGCGTGGCGATGAACGCCTCGCGCATCATCGGGCCCCTGCTGGCCGGCGCCATCATTGCCAGCTTCGGCAGCGCCTGGGTCTTTGTGCTGAACGCCGTGCTGTCGCTGCTGGCGGGCTTCACCATCATGCGCTGGCGGCGCCAGGCCACGCCCAACCCGCTCGGGCGCGAGCGCCTGGCCAGCGCCATGCGCGTGGGCCTGCAGTTCGTACGCGAGTCGCCACCGATGCGCGCCGTGCTGTGGCGCATTTCGGTGTTCTTCCTGCACGCCACGGCCCTGCTGGCGCTGCTGCCGCTGGTGGCACGCGGCCTGCAGGGCGGCGGCGCCGGCACCTTCACGCTGCTGCTGGCGGCCATGGGCGCGGGTGCCATAGGCGCGGCCATGCTGCTGCCACGCCTGCGCCAGATGATGGCCGCCGACCAGCTGGTCACGCGCGGCACGCTGGTGCAGTCGCTGGCCTCGGCCATCGTGGCCCTGGCACCCAACGTGTATCTGGCCGTGCCGGCCATGGTGGTCGCCGGTGCGGCCTGGATCACCGTGGCCAACGCCCTGGTGGTGGCGGCACAGTTCGCCCTGCCCAACTGGGTGCGCGCGCGCGGCATGGCCATCTTCCAGATGGCCATCATGGGCGCCACCGCAGCCGGCGCGGCGCTGTGGGGCCAGGTGGCCGCCATGAGCAGCGTGCCCGTGAGCCTGGCGCTGGCTGCGGCCATAGGCGTGACGGTAATGACCCTGGTGCAGCGCCTGGTGAGCGACCGCCATGGCGAGGAAGACCTGAGCCCCTCGCGCGCCTTCAACCTGCCGCAGGCCGAGACCCCGCCAGAGGCCGGGCTGCGCCTGGTGACCAGCATCGAATACCTCATCGAGCCCGCGCGCGCGGCCGAGTTTCGCGCCGTGATGCAGGAGAGCCGGCGCGCGCGCCTGCGCCAGGGTGCCCTCAGCTGGGAGCTGCAGCACGACATCGCCGACCCGCGCCGCTACGTCGAGCGCGTGGTGGACGAGTCCTGGACCGAGCACCTGCGCCGCTTCGACCGCGTCACCGCCTCCGACGTGGCACTGCGCGACCGCAAGAACGCCTTCCATATCGGCGAGACACCGCCGGTAATTTCGCGCTATGTGGTGGAAGGCGATTGA
- a CDS encoding Lrp/AsnC family transcriptional regulator, giving the protein METLDKYDLAILGALQRDARLTNAELAQRVGLSAAPCWRRVRALEESGFIRGYRAEIDRHKIGLGVLAFVRLDAERSTGDLTRTMEQAIAQIPEVVSCHYISGTGTFELQVVARDLDSFSQFARTVLLNLPNVKDMHTSFSLGEVKAGGALPLAHLEQARA; this is encoded by the coding sequence ATGGAAACACTGGACAAATACGACCTGGCCATACTGGGCGCCTTGCAGCGTGACGCGCGTCTGACCAATGCCGAGCTGGCGCAGCGAGTAGGCCTGTCGGCCGCGCCCTGCTGGCGCCGTGTGCGGGCGCTGGAGGAATCCGGCTTCATCCGCGGCTACCGCGCCGAGATCGACCGCCACAAGATCGGCCTGGGCGTGCTGGCCTTCGTGCGCCTGGACGCCGAGCGCAGCACGGGCGACCTGACGCGCACCATGGAGCAGGCCATAGCGCAGATTCCCGAGGTGGTGTCCTGCCACTACATCAGCGGCACCGGCACCTTCGAGCTGCAGGTGGTGGCGCGCGACCTGGACAGCTTTTCGCAGTTCGCGCGCACCGTGCTGCTGAACCTGCCCAACGTGAAGGACATGCACACCAGCTTCTCGCTGGGCGAGGTCAAGGCCGGCGGCGCGCTGCCGCTGGCGCATCTGGAGCAGGCCCGGGCCTGA
- a CDS encoding indolepyruvate ferredoxin oxidoreductase family protein has product MNAPLPDHVRRALESVTLDDKYALGQGRAFMSGVQALVRLPMLQRQRDQAAGLNTAGFISGYRGSPLGGYDQALLGARKHLAESHVVFQPGVNEELGATAVWGTQQLDIYPESKKYDGVFGIWYGKGPGVDRCSDVFKHANMAGTAKHGGVIAVAGDDHISKSSTAAHQSDHIFKACGLPVFFPSSVQDILDMGLHAFAMSRFSGLWSGLKTVQEVVESSSSISVDPDRVNIILPEDFVMPPGGLHIRWPDAPLEQEARLMDYKWYAALAYVRANKLNYNVVATPRDRFGLIASGKAYNDMRQALIDLGLDDGHCRQLGIRVHKVNVVWPLEAGITRDFAEGLQEILVVEEKRQVIEYQIKEQLYNWRADVRPDVLGKFDEVEGDHSGGEWGMPNPSQNWLLRPQADLTPAIIARAIAKRLKKLGVPADIAARMDERLSVIEARERGMAEQKLDTGERMPWFCSGCPHNTSTRVPEGSRAVAGIGCHYMVNWMPDRHTSTFTQMGGEGVTWVGQAPFSKTPHVFANLGDGTYFHSGLLAIRQAIASGANITYKILYNDAVAMTGGQQVGERPEGHSVAQIAHSLRAEGVARLVVVTDEPEKYHGRTHSLAANPARAKHQELLNDLPPGVEVFHRDELDRIQRELRDIAGCTALIYDQTCATEKRRRRKRGTLAAPTKTVIINELVCEGCGDCGVASNCLSVEPVETEFGRKRRINQSTCNKDYSCVKGFCPSFVTIEGGQLKKPRKEKKGDLAALPPIPDPVLPVAEEAWGIIVAGVGGTGVITIGSLLGMAAHLEGKGVVTQDAAGLAQKGGATWSHVQIANRPEAIYTTKVDTAKADLIIGCDPIVAANKATLAAMRPDRTFVALNTHGTPAAAFVHNPNWQFPAEGCEAAIAAAVGPDMLGVLDAERVATELLGDSIYTNPLMLGYAWQKGRVPLSHAALMRAMELNGVQVANNQVAFEWGRRCAHDPAAVRALFQAAQVVQWVKKPGLAELLARRVEFLTGYQNAAYAAEYSAFVEKVRAAEAKLGQGQRLAEAVARYLFKLMAYKDEYEVARLHTDAAFTRRVEGLFEGDYRIVHHLAPPSLAGKSDHGEPVKKSYGPWMRRAMGLLAQCKGLRGTALDPFGRTEERRTERALIQEYRACVDELLAGLSPERLALAVQVASIPEDIRGYGHVKQRHLQAARGKWAELMQRWRDPQGAERRMA; this is encoded by the coding sequence ATGAATGCCCCCCTGCCCGACCATGTGCGCCGCGCGCTCGAGTCCGTCACCCTGGATGACAAATATGCCCTGGGTCAGGGCCGCGCCTTCATGAGCGGCGTGCAGGCCCTGGTGCGCCTGCCCATGCTGCAGCGCCAGCGCGACCAGGCCGCGGGCCTGAACACGGCGGGCTTCATCAGCGGCTACCGTGGCTCGCCGTTGGGCGGCTACGACCAGGCCCTGCTCGGCGCGCGCAAGCATCTGGCAGAGAGCCATGTCGTGTTCCAGCCCGGCGTGAACGAGGAGCTGGGCGCCACGGCCGTGTGGGGCACGCAGCAGCTCGACATCTACCCCGAGAGCAAAAAGTACGACGGCGTGTTTGGCATCTGGTATGGCAAGGGGCCGGGCGTGGATCGCTGCTCGGACGTGTTCAAGCATGCCAACATGGCCGGCACCGCCAAACATGGCGGCGTGATCGCCGTGGCCGGCGACGACCACATCAGCAAGAGCAGCACCGCCGCGCACCAGAGCGACCATATCTTCAAGGCCTGCGGCCTGCCGGTGTTCTTTCCGAGCAGCGTGCAGGACATCCTGGACATGGGTCTGCATGCCTTTGCCATGAGCCGCTTCTCGGGCCTGTGGTCGGGCCTGAAAACGGTGCAGGAGGTGGTCGAGTCGTCGAGCAGCATCTCGGTCGATCCGGATCGTGTGAACATCATCCTGCCCGAGGACTTTGTGATGCCGCCGGGCGGCCTGCACATACGCTGGCCCGACGCGCCCCTGGAGCAGGAGGCGCGCCTGATGGACTACAAGTGGTATGCGGCCCTGGCCTATGTGCGCGCCAACAAGCTCAACTACAACGTGGTCGCCACGCCCCGGGATCGCTTTGGACTCATCGCCAGCGGCAAGGCCTACAACGACATGCGCCAGGCTCTGATCGACCTGGGGCTCGATGACGGCCATTGCCGCCAGCTGGGCATCCGCGTGCACAAGGTGAACGTGGTCTGGCCGCTGGAGGCCGGCATCACGCGCGACTTTGCCGAGGGGCTGCAGGAGATCCTGGTGGTCGAGGAAAAGCGCCAGGTCATCGAATACCAGATCAAGGAGCAGCTCTACAACTGGCGCGCCGACGTGCGCCCGGACGTGCTGGGCAAGTTCGACGAGGTCGAGGGCGACCATTCGGGCGGCGAGTGGGGCATGCCCAACCCCAGCCAGAACTGGCTGCTGCGCCCCCAGGCCGACCTGACGCCGGCCATCATCGCGCGCGCCATCGCCAAGCGGCTGAAGAAGCTGGGCGTCCCCGCGGACATCGCGGCGCGCATGGACGAGCGCCTGTCGGTGATAGAGGCGCGTGAGCGCGGCATGGCCGAGCAGAAGCTGGACACCGGCGAGCGCATGCCCTGGTTCTGCAGCGGCTGCCCGCACAACACCAGCACCCGCGTGCCCGAGGGCAGCCGTGCCGTGGCCGGCATTGGCTGCCACTACATGGTCAACTGGATGCCCGACCGCCACACCAGTACCTTCACGCAGATGGGCGGCGAGGGCGTGACCTGGGTGGGCCAGGCGCCGTTTTCCAAGACCCCCCATGTCTTCGCCAATCTGGGCGACGGCACCTACTTCCACAGCGGCCTGCTGGCGATCCGCCAAGCAATAGCGTCTGGCGCCAACATTACCTACAAGATCCTCTACAACGACGCCGTGGCCATGACCGGCGGCCAGCAGGTGGGCGAGCGGCCCGAGGGCCATTCGGTCGCGCAGATCGCCCACAGCCTGCGCGCCGAGGGCGTGGCGCGCCTGGTGGTGGTGACCGACGAGCCCGAGAAGTACCACGGCCGCACGCACAGCCTGGCCGCCAACCCCGCGCGCGCCAAGCACCAGGAGCTGCTCAACGACCTGCCGCCGGGTGTCGAGGTATTCCACCGCGATGAGCTCGACCGCATCCAGCGCGAGCTGCGCGACATCGCCGGCTGCACGGCGCTGATCTACGACCAGACCTGCGCCACCGAAAAGCGCCGGCGCAGGAAGCGCGGCACGCTTGCAGCGCCGACCAAGACGGTCATCATCAACGAGCTGGTCTGCGAGGGCTGTGGCGACTGCGGGGTGGCGTCCAACTGCCTGTCGGTGGAGCCGGTCGAAACCGAATTCGGCCGCAAGCGCCGCATCAACCAGAGCACCTGCAACAAGGACTATTCCTGCGTCAAGGGCTTTTGCCCCAGCTTCGTCACCATCGAGGGCGGCCAGCTGAAAAAGCCCAGGAAGGAAAAGAAGGGCGACCTGGCCGCCCTGCCCCCCATCCCCGATCCGGTGTTGCCGGTGGCTGAAGAGGCCTGGGGCATCATCGTCGCCGGCGTGGGCGGCACGGGGGTGATCACCATAGGCTCGCTGCTGGGCATGGCCGCGCACCTGGAGGGCAAGGGCGTGGTCACGCAGGACGCGGCCGGCCTGGCGCAAAAGGGTGGCGCCACCTGGAGCCATGTGCAGATTGCCAACCGCCCCGAGGCCATCTACACCACCAAGGTGGACACGGCCAAGGCCGACCTCATCATCGGCTGCGACCCCATAGTCGCCGCCAACAAGGCCACCCTGGCCGCCATGCGGCCGGACCGCACCTTCGTCGCGCTGAACACCCATGGCACGCCGGCCGCGGCCTTCGTGCACAACCCCAACTGGCAGTTCCCCGCCGAGGGCTGCGAGGCAGCGATTGCCGCCGCCGTGGGCCCGGATATGCTGGGCGTGCTCGACGCCGAGCGGGTCGCCACTGAGCTGCTGGGCGACAGTATCTACACCAACCCGCTGATGCTGGGCTACGCCTGGCAAAAGGGCCGCGTGCCGCTGTCGCATGCCGCGCTGATGCGCGCCATGGAGCTCAATGGCGTGCAGGTGGCCAACAACCAGGTGGCCTTTGAATGGGGCCGGCGCTGTGCCCATGACCCGGCCGCCGTGCGGGCCCTGTTCCAGGCGGCGCAGGTGGTGCAATGGGTGAAGAAGCCGGGTCTGGCCGAGCTGCTGGCCAGGCGGGTCGAGTTCCTCACCGGCTACCAGAACGCGGCCTACGCCGCCGAATACAGCGCCTTTGTCGAGAAGGTGCGCGCGGCAGAGGCAAAGCTGGGCCAGGGCCAGCGGCTGGCCGAGGCCGTGGCGCGTTACCTGTTCAAGCTCATGGCCTACAAGGACGAGTACGAGGTGGCGCGCCTGCACACCGACGCAGCCTTCACCCGGCGCGTGGAGGGCCTGTTCGAGGGCGACTATCGCATCGTGCACCACCTGGCGCCGCCCAGCCTGGCCGGCAAGAGCGACCACGGCGAGCCGGTCAAGAAGAGCTACGGGCCCTGGATGCGCCGGGCGATGGGCCTGTTGGCGCAATGCAAGGGCCTGCGCGGCACGGCGCTCGATCCCTTTGGCAGGACCGAGGAGCGGCGCACCGAGCGTGCCCTGATCCAGGAGTACCGCGCCTGCGTGGACGAGCTGCTGGCCGGCCTCTCGCCCGAGCGCCTGGCCCTGGCCGTGCAGGTCGCGAGCATTCCCGAGGACATACGCGGCTACGGCCATGTGAAGCAGCGCCACCTGCAGGCGGCGCGCGGAAAATGGGCCGAGCTCATGCAGCGCTGGCGCGACCCGCAAGGGGCTGAACGCCGGATGGCCTGA
- the yajC gene encoding preprotein translocase subunit YajC: MFISSAFAQTAPAAAAEGGLMGSLTGMLPLVLMFVVLYFIMIRPQMKRQKEHRAMIDALAKGDEVVTAGGLLGKVANLSEGYVQLEIASGVQVQVQRSAVTQVLPKGTVK; encoded by the coding sequence GTGTTTATTTCTTCCGCCTTTGCCCAAACCGCACCCGCCGCAGCCGCCGAAGGGGGCCTGATGGGCTCGCTCACCGGCATGTTGCCGCTGGTGCTGATGTTCGTGGTGCTGTACTTCATCATGATCCGGCCCCAGATGAAGCGCCAGAAGGAGCACCGCGCCATGATCGACGCGTTGGCCAAGGGCGATGAGGTGGTCACGGCCGGCGGCCTGCTGGGCAAGGTCGCGAACCTCTCCGAAGGCTATGTGCAGCTGGAGATCGCCAGCGGCGTGCAGGTGCAGGTGCAGCGCAGCGCCGTGACCCAGGTGCTGCCCAAGGGCACCGTCAAGTAA
- the secD gene encoding protein translocase subunit SecD has product MNRYPVWKYAILVIVLLIGALYTLPNFFGEAPAVQVSSAKATIKVDAALQRRVEEALQAAGVSPDSVTFDGNSVRARFDTPDNQLKAKDAIQKALVSDPSDPPYIVALNLVSRSPDWLTAINARPMYLGLDLRGGVHFMLQVDMQAALTKKAESYAGDLRTTLREKSIRHGGISRDGQAIDIRVRDEATLTAARNLIADQFPDLLTTSSPDGEGFQLRATIKPEALRKVQEQALKQNMVTLHNRINELGVAEPVIQQQGLDRIVVQLPGVQDTAKAKDILGRTATLEVRMVDEGTEARAAEIGSGPVPFGDEKYLDRNGQAVIVKKQVILTGENLTDAQPGFDGQTQEPTVNLTLDAKGSRIFKDITRENIGKRMAIVLFEKGKGEVVTAPVIRSEIGGGRVQISGRMTTQEANDTALLLRAGSLAAPMEIIEEYTIGPSLGADNIDRGIHSVVWGMVAIAAFMCVYYMLFGVFSTIALGMNVLLLIAVLSMLQATLTLPGIAAMALALGVAIDSNVLINERIREELRAGIAPQAAIAAGYERAWATILDSNVTTLIAGLALLAFGTGPVRGFAVVHCIGILTSMFSAVFFSRGLVNLWYGRQKKLKSVAIGQVWKPEGEDNRSVAGRSGSTD; this is encoded by the coding sequence ATGAACCGTTATCCGGTCTGGAAGTACGCGATCCTGGTGATCGTGCTGCTGATAGGGGCCTTGTACACCCTGCCCAATTTCTTTGGCGAGGCGCCTGCGGTGCAGGTGTCATCGGCCAAGGCCACCATCAAGGTCGATGCCGCGCTGCAGCGGCGCGTCGAAGAGGCGCTGCAGGCGGCCGGCGTGAGCCCGGACTCGGTGACGTTCGACGGCAACTCGGTGCGCGCGCGCTTTGACACGCCGGACAACCAGCTCAAGGCCAAGGATGCGATCCAGAAGGCCCTGGTCAGCGACCCGTCCGACCCGCCCTACATCGTGGCGCTGAACCTGGTGTCGCGCTCGCCCGACTGGCTCACCGCCATCAATGCCCGCCCCATGTACCTGGGCCTGGACCTTCGCGGCGGCGTGCACTTCATGCTGCAGGTGGACATGCAGGCAGCGCTCACCAAGAAGGCCGAGTCTTATGCCGGCGACCTGCGCACCACGCTGCGCGAGAAGAGCATCCGCCACGGCGGCATCAGCCGTGACGGCCAGGCCATAGACATCCGCGTGCGCGACGAGGCCACGCTGACGGCGGCGCGCAACCTGATCGCAGACCAGTTCCCCGACCTGCTGACCACCAGCAGCCCGGATGGCGAGGGCTTCCAGCTGCGCGCCACCATCAAGCCCGAGGCCCTGCGCAAGGTGCAGGAGCAGGCGCTCAAGCAGAACATGGTCACGCTGCACAACCGTATCAACGAGCTGGGCGTGGCCGAGCCGGTGATCCAGCAGCAGGGGCTGGATCGCATCGTGGTGCAGCTGCCCGGCGTGCAGGACACGGCCAAAGCCAAGGACATCCTGGGCCGTACCGCCACCCTGGAGGTGCGCATGGTGGACGAGGGCACCGAGGCGCGCGCCGCCGAGATCGGCAGCGGTCCCGTGCCCTTTGGCGACGAGAAATACCTGGATCGCAACGGCCAGGCCGTGATCGTGAAGAAGCAGGTCATCCTCACCGGCGAAAACCTGACCGACGCCCAGCCCGGCTTTGACGGCCAGACCCAGGAGCCCACCGTCAACCTGACGCTGGACGCCAAGGGCTCGCGCATCTTCAAGGACATCACGCGCGAGAACATCGGCAAGCGCATGGCCATCGTGCTGTTCGAGAAGGGCAAGGGCGAGGTCGTCACGGCGCCGGTGATTCGCAGCGAAATCGGCGGTGGCCGGGTGCAGATCTCGGGCCGCATGACGACGCAGGAGGCCAACGACACGGCCCTGCTGCTGCGCGCCGGCTCGCTCGCCGCGCCCATGGAAATCATCGAGGAATACACCATTGGCCCCAGCCTGGGCGCCGACAACATCGATCGCGGCATCCATTCCGTGGTCTGGGGCATGGTGGCCATTGCCGCCTTCATGTGCGTGTACTACATGCTGTTCGGCGTGTTCTCCACGATTGCGCTGGGCATGAACGTGCTGCTGCTGATCGCCGTGCTGTCCATGCTGCAGGCCACGCTGACCCTGCCCGGCATTGCCGCCATGGCGCTGGCGCTGGGCGTGGCCATCGACTCCAACGTGCTGATCAACGAGCGCATCCGCGAGGAGCTGCGCGCCGGCATCGCGCCGCAGGCGGCGATTGCCGCGGGCTACGAGCGCGCCTGGGCCACCATCCTGGACTCCAACGTGACCACGCTGATCGCCGGTCTGGCGCTGCTGGCCTTTGGCACTGGGCCGGTGCGCGGTTTTGCCGTGGTGCATTGCATAGGCATTCTGACCAGCATGTTCTCGGCCGTGTTCTTCTCGCGCGGCCTGGTGAATCTCTGGTATGGACGCCAGAAGAAACTCAAGAGCGTGGCCATCGGCCAAGTCTGGAAGCCCGAGGGCGAAGACAACCGCTCCGTGGCCGGCCGCAGCGGCAGCACTGATTAA
- the secF gene encoding protein translocase subunit SecF, producing the protein MEFFRIKKDIPFMKYALVLNAVSFITFALAVFFLVTRGLHLSVEFTGGTVMEVAYSQTADIGKVRDKVAALGYPDVVVQNFGTSRDVMIRLPVQKGVTSAQQSEQVLAALKSEDAGVTLRRTEFVGPQVGEELVHGGLMALGMVVLGIVIYLAFRFEWKFGVAAIIANLHDVVIILGFFAFFQWEFSLSVLAGVLAVLGYSVNESVVIFDRIREAFRRFRKLSTHEVIDHAITSTMSRTIITHASTEAMVLSMFFFGGPSLHYFALALTIGILFGIYSSVFVAAAIAMWLGVKREDLVKTSARKDGDPNDPNSGAVV; encoded by the coding sequence ATGGAGTTTTTCCGCATCAAAAAAGACATTCCGTTCATGAAGTACGCGTTGGTGCTCAACGCGGTGTCCTTCATCACCTTCGCCCTGGCGGTGTTCTTTCTGGTCACGCGTGGCCTGCATCTGTCGGTGGAATTCACCGGCGGCACCGTCATGGAGGTGGCCTACTCGCAGACGGCCGACATCGGCAAGGTGCGCGACAAGGTGGCGGCCCTGGGCTACCCCGACGTGGTGGTGCAGAACTTCGGGACGTCCCGCGACGTGATGATCCGCCTGCCGGTGCAAAAGGGCGTGACCTCGGCCCAGCAAAGCGAGCAGGTGCTGGCGGCGCTGAAGAGCGAGGACGCGGGCGTGACGCTGCGGCGCACGGAGTTCGTCGGCCCGCAGGTGGGCGAGGAGTTGGTGCACGGCGGCCTGATGGCGCTGGGTATGGTGGTGCTGGGCATCGTCATCTACCTGGCGTTCCGTTTCGAGTGGAAGTTCGGCGTCGCGGCCATCATCGCCAACCTGCACGACGTGGTCATCATCCTGGGCTTCTTCGCCTTCTTCCAGTGGGAGTTCTCGCTCTCGGTGCTGGCCGGGGTGCTGGCCGTGCTGGGCTATTCGGTGAACGAGTCGGTGGTGATCTTTGACCGGATTCGCGAGGCCTTCCGGCGCTTTCGCAAGCTCTCCACGCACGAGGTCATAGACCACGCCATCACCTCGACCATGAGCCGCACCATCATCACCCACGCCTCGACCGAGGCCATGGTGCTGTCGATGTTCTTCTTCGGCGGCCCCAGCCTGCACTACTTTGCGCTGGCGCTGACCATAGGCATTCTGTTCGGCATCTACTCCTCGGTGTTCGTGGCGGCGGCGATCGCCATGTGGCTGGGTGTCAAGCGCGAGGATCTGGTGAAGACCTCGGCGCGCAAGGATGGCGATCCCAACGACCCCAACTCCGGGGCGGTGGTCTAA